The following proteins come from a genomic window of Gossypium raimondii isolate GPD5lz chromosome 5, ASM2569854v1, whole genome shotgun sequence:
- the LOC105768393 gene encoding myb family transcription factor PHL6, which translates to MKVGISSKTINHPSFVSVTQSDPSKGIGESYPIAVSPIHNFPSRDLEGPSWLTGECSSLFPLKKNELNSGPSSPSSPSSHAKGAFSHSSVFCTSLYLSSSSTSETQRQLGNFPFLPHPPTCHQFISAVDSSKSPVVFTEDLCNPYDVDHSEVIMKDFHKFPGDARDDGCFHGMHCERDNFILTEQVELHFLSDELDIAINDHGENPRVEEICESPQPSSKPTVGLTCNRNSASATPSMSAAVSPALSGPAAVHKPRMRWTPELHECFVEAVSKLDGPEKATPKGVLKLMNVEGLTIYHVKSHLQKYRLAKYMPEKKEEKKTWSSGEKKAALSIGESDGKKNGGMHITEALQMQIEVQKQLHEQLELQRLLQLRIEEQARYLQKILEEQQKAGSALIPTLSLSAPTDPPSQNSELQQPSSPSAVVSASQHSESKTESSSASSLPSKHKANGVGVNECKTESSLKRFRFEDKPESAIDEAVVENPVQ; encoded by the exons ATGAAGGTTGGGATATCATCCAAGACCATAAATCACCCTAGCTTTGTATCTGTTACACAGAGCGATCCTAGCAAGGGAATTGGAGAATCATATCCCATTGCAGTATCCCCAATTCATAATTTTCCAAGTAGGGACTTAGAAGGTCCATCTTGGTTGACCGGTGAATGTTCATCTCTATTTCCACTTAAAAAGAATGAGCTAAACTCTGGACCAAGTAGCCCCAGTTCTCCAAGTTCTCATGCTAAGGGCGCTTTTTCACATTCTTCTGTGTTCTGTACCAGTTTATATTTGTCATCTTCGTCTACATCAGAAACTCAGCGACAGCTTGGAAATTTCCCATTTCTTCCACATCCTCCTACATGCCACCAGTTCATTTCTGCTGTTGATTCATCGAAATCTCCCGTGGTTTTTACTGAGGATTTGTGCAATCCATATGATGTGGACCACTCAGAAGTCATAATGAAGGACTTCCATAAATTTCCAGGAGATGCTCGCGATGATGGTTGCTTTCATGGTATGCATTGTGAAAGGGATAATTTCATCCTCACTGAGCAAGTAGAACTACATTTCTTGTCTGATGAACTTGACATTGCTATCAATGACCATGGAGAAAATCCCAGAGTTGAG GAAATATGTGAATCACCTCAACCTTCATCAAAGCCAACTGTAGGGTTGACATGCAACCGAAATTCGGCTTCTGCGACGCCATCTATGAGTGCTGCTGTAAGTCCTGCTCTGTCCGGACCGGCAGCTGTTCACAAGCCGAGAATGAGATGGACTCCTGAGCTGCACGAGTGCTTTGTAGAGGCTGTCAGCAAGCTTGATGGGCCTGAAA AGGCAACTCCAAAGGGTGTGCTAAAGCTTATGAATGTTGAAGGTTTGACTATCTACCACGTGAAGAGCCACTTACAA AAATATCGACTTGCCAAATATATGCCTGAGAAGAAAGAAG AGAAGAAGACTTGGAGCTCTGGAGAAAAGAAAGCAGCTTTAAGCATTGGTGAGAGTGATGGAAAGAAAAATGG GGGCATGCATATCACTGAAGCTCTGCAAATGCAGATTGAAGTGCAGAAACAATTACATGAACAGCTTGAG CTACAAAGGTTGCTTCAGTTACGCATAGAAGAACAGGCAAGGTATTTGCAGAAGATTTTggaagaacaacagaaagctgGCAGTGCCTTAATTCCTACACTAAGCTTGTCAGCACCAACCGATCCTCCGAGCCAAAACTCAGAATTGCAGCAGCCTTCTTCTCCATCTGCTGTTGTCTCAGCTTCCCAACACTCTGAATCTAAAACCGAATCATCATCAGCATCATCTCTACCATCAAAGCATAAAGCTAACGGTGTCGGTGTCAATGAATGTAAAACTGAATCAAGTCTGAAAAGGTTCCGCTTCGAGGACAAGCCAGAGTCGGCCATAGACGAGGCTGTGGTGGAAAATCCTGTGCAATAA